The proteins below are encoded in one region of Solenopsis invicta isolate M01_SB chromosome 8, UNIL_Sinv_3.0, whole genome shotgun sequence:
- the LOC105192912 gene encoding alkyldihydroxyacetonephosphate synthase isoform X2: MASLRFLSVLALIRQQLLKWNGWGYKDSGFRVNDKSVIEFTGNRYPIGNQELPYFTKWCETTFDVTWEMKTTPQNLPKHFPEPILSAELLETIKELTIDYSTDGVDRLFRAHGHTLREIYLLKHGSFERIPDIVLWPKCHEDVVKIVNMCAHNGAVCIPFGGGTSVSRAACCPSDERRTIISLDTSQMNRMLWIDRDNLLICCESGIIGQDLERLLRSEGFTCGHEPDSYEFSSLGGWVATRASGMKKNTYGNIEDLVVRMRMVTGRTEDPVITLEKGSLVPRTSCGPDFDHMILGSEGTLGVVTEIVLKIRPLPRVVKYGSIVFPHFMSGVHALREIAKERCQPASIRLMDNEQFQMGQTLRPESSWGGLILQGLKHAYITRIKGFRWDQICVATLLMEGDVAADVAAQERKIYKIADKYGGIPAGETNGERGYMLTFVIAYIRDLGLEFNVLAESFETSVSWNRALSLCRNVKSRVARDCKARGVRKYFISCRVTQTYDAGCCVYFYLAISYANMDNPVETYEAIEHAAREEILANGGSLSHHHGVGKLRASFYPEAVGEAGVALYRATKAHLDPHNVFATGNMISANKSKL, encoded by the exons ATGGCCtctctcaggtttctctctgTTTTAGCACTCATAAG GCAGCAGTTGTTGAAGTGGAACGGTTGGGGCTACAAAGATTCCGGATTTCGCGTAAACGACAAGAGCGTGATAGAGTTTACTGGTAACAG atATCCCATTGGAAATCAAGAGCTTCCATATTTCACAAAATGGTGCGAAACAACTTTCGATGTAACATGGGAAATGAAGACGACGCCTCAAAATTTACCAAAGCACTTTCCAGAACCAATTCTTTCTGCAGAATTGTTGGAAACAATCAAAGAATTAACAATCGATTATTCAACCGATGGCGTCGATCGTTTATTTCGAGCACACGGTCACACGTTGCGAGAAATTTACCTTTTGAAGCATGGTTCCTTCGAAAGGATACCGGATATTGTCCTATGGCCCA AGTGTCACGAGGATGTCGTCAAGATTGTCAATATGTGCGCACACAATGGAGCCGTCTGTATACCTTTCGGTGGTGGAACCAGCGTCAGCCGTGCAGCGTGTTGTCCTTCGGATGAACGTCGAACGATTATTTCATTAGACACATCGCAAATGAATCGGATGTTGTGGATAGATAGAGACAATTTGTTAATATGTTGTGAATCGGGCATTATCGGACAGGATCTGGAGCGGTTGCTCCGCTCTGAAGGATTCACATGTGGTCATGAGCCCGATTCTTACGAGTTTTCCAG TTTAGGTGGATGGGTGGCGACTAGGGCAAGCGGCATGAAAAAGAACACGTACGGCAACATTGAAGATTTGGTCGTGCGGATGCGAATGGTCACCGGAAGAACAGAGGATCCTGTTATCACTTTGGAAAAAGGTAGTCTAGTACCTCGCACGTCTTGCGGTCCGGATTTCGATCACATGATACTCGGCAGCGAGGGAACATTGGGTGTTGTCACGGAGATCGTATTAAAAATAAGACCTTTACCGCGAGTGGTAAAATACGGCAGTATCGTGTTCCCACATTTTATGAGCGGCGTTCATGCGTTGCGAGAG atcgCGAAGGAACGATGTCAACCCGCTAGTATACGCTTAATGGACAACGAGCAATTCCAAATGGGACAAACTTTACGGCCGGAATCGAGTTGGGGCGGTTTGATCTTGCAAGGATTGAAACATGCGTACATCACTAGAATAAAGGGTTTCCGATGGGATCAAATATGCGTGGCCACGCTATTGATGGAGGGCGACGTGGCAGCGGATGTCGCGGCTCAGGAACGGAAAATTTACAAGATAGCTGATAAGTACGGTGGCATACCGGCAGGCGAGACAAACGGCGAACGAGGCTACATGTTGACGTTTGTGATAGCATACATCCGTGACCTTGGACTCGAATTTAACGTATTAGCGGAATCGTTCGAGACTTCCGTTTCTTGGAATCGTGCATTATCACTGTGTAGAAATGTCAAGTCTCGCGTGGCCAGGGACTGTAAGGCGCGCGGCGttcgtaaatatttcatttcctGTCGCGTCACGCAAACCTATGACGCGGGCTGTTGCGTGTATTTTTACTTAGCGATTAGCTATGCGAACATGGACAATCCCGTGGAAACTTATGAGGCCATTGAGCATGCGGCGCGGGAGGAGATACTCGCCAATGGTGGGTCGCTTTCTCATCATCACGGAGTAGGTAAACTACGAGCATCGTTTTATCCCGAAGCCGTCGGAGAAGCGGGCGTTGCTCTTTACCGAGCGACTAAAGCGCACTTGGATCCGCATAATGTATTCGCAACGGGTAATATGATTTCAGCGAATAAATCAAAATTGTGA
- the LOC105192912 gene encoding alkyldihydroxyacetonephosphate synthase isoform X1: MSEQRKRETIAETTSASEPIKFESAVPRIRQQLLKWNGWGYKDSGFRVNDKSVIEFTGNRYPIGNQELPYFTKWCETTFDVTWEMKTTPQNLPKHFPEPILSAELLETIKELTIDYSTDGVDRLFRAHGHTLREIYLLKHGSFERIPDIVLWPKCHEDVVKIVNMCAHNGAVCIPFGGGTSVSRAACCPSDERRTIISLDTSQMNRMLWIDRDNLLICCESGIIGQDLERLLRSEGFTCGHEPDSYEFSSLGGWVATRASGMKKNTYGNIEDLVVRMRMVTGRTEDPVITLEKGSLVPRTSCGPDFDHMILGSEGTLGVVTEIVLKIRPLPRVVKYGSIVFPHFMSGVHALREIAKERCQPASIRLMDNEQFQMGQTLRPESSWGGLILQGLKHAYITRIKGFRWDQICVATLLMEGDVAADVAAQERKIYKIADKYGGIPAGETNGERGYMLTFVIAYIRDLGLEFNVLAESFETSVSWNRALSLCRNVKSRVARDCKARGVRKYFISCRVTQTYDAGCCVYFYLAISYANMDNPVETYEAIEHAAREEILANGGSLSHHHGVGKLRASFYPEAVGEAGVALYRATKAHLDPHNVFATGNMISANKSKL; this comes from the exons ATGTCGGAGCAAAGGAAGCGCGAGACGATCGCGGAAACGACGAGCGCGAGTGAGCCGATCAAGTTTGAGAGCGCCGTGCCGAGAATCAG GCAGCAGTTGTTGAAGTGGAACGGTTGGGGCTACAAAGATTCCGGATTTCGCGTAAACGACAAGAGCGTGATAGAGTTTACTGGTAACAG atATCCCATTGGAAATCAAGAGCTTCCATATTTCACAAAATGGTGCGAAACAACTTTCGATGTAACATGGGAAATGAAGACGACGCCTCAAAATTTACCAAAGCACTTTCCAGAACCAATTCTTTCTGCAGAATTGTTGGAAACAATCAAAGAATTAACAATCGATTATTCAACCGATGGCGTCGATCGTTTATTTCGAGCACACGGTCACACGTTGCGAGAAATTTACCTTTTGAAGCATGGTTCCTTCGAAAGGATACCGGATATTGTCCTATGGCCCA AGTGTCACGAGGATGTCGTCAAGATTGTCAATATGTGCGCACACAATGGAGCCGTCTGTATACCTTTCGGTGGTGGAACCAGCGTCAGCCGTGCAGCGTGTTGTCCTTCGGATGAACGTCGAACGATTATTTCATTAGACACATCGCAAATGAATCGGATGTTGTGGATAGATAGAGACAATTTGTTAATATGTTGTGAATCGGGCATTATCGGACAGGATCTGGAGCGGTTGCTCCGCTCTGAAGGATTCACATGTGGTCATGAGCCCGATTCTTACGAGTTTTCCAG TTTAGGTGGATGGGTGGCGACTAGGGCAAGCGGCATGAAAAAGAACACGTACGGCAACATTGAAGATTTGGTCGTGCGGATGCGAATGGTCACCGGAAGAACAGAGGATCCTGTTATCACTTTGGAAAAAGGTAGTCTAGTACCTCGCACGTCTTGCGGTCCGGATTTCGATCACATGATACTCGGCAGCGAGGGAACATTGGGTGTTGTCACGGAGATCGTATTAAAAATAAGACCTTTACCGCGAGTGGTAAAATACGGCAGTATCGTGTTCCCACATTTTATGAGCGGCGTTCATGCGTTGCGAGAG atcgCGAAGGAACGATGTCAACCCGCTAGTATACGCTTAATGGACAACGAGCAATTCCAAATGGGACAAACTTTACGGCCGGAATCGAGTTGGGGCGGTTTGATCTTGCAAGGATTGAAACATGCGTACATCACTAGAATAAAGGGTTTCCGATGGGATCAAATATGCGTGGCCACGCTATTGATGGAGGGCGACGTGGCAGCGGATGTCGCGGCTCAGGAACGGAAAATTTACAAGATAGCTGATAAGTACGGTGGCATACCGGCAGGCGAGACAAACGGCGAACGAGGCTACATGTTGACGTTTGTGATAGCATACATCCGTGACCTTGGACTCGAATTTAACGTATTAGCGGAATCGTTCGAGACTTCCGTTTCTTGGAATCGTGCATTATCACTGTGTAGAAATGTCAAGTCTCGCGTGGCCAGGGACTGTAAGGCGCGCGGCGttcgtaaatatttcatttcctGTCGCGTCACGCAAACCTATGACGCGGGCTGTTGCGTGTATTTTTACTTAGCGATTAGCTATGCGAACATGGACAATCCCGTGGAAACTTATGAGGCCATTGAGCATGCGGCGCGGGAGGAGATACTCGCCAATGGTGGGTCGCTTTCTCATCATCACGGAGTAGGTAAACTACGAGCATCGTTTTATCCCGAAGCCGTCGGAGAAGCGGGCGTTGCTCTTTACCGAGCGACTAAAGCGCACTTGGATCCGCATAATGTATTCGCAACGGGTAATATGATTTCAGCGAATAAATCAAAATTGTGA
- the LOC105192912 gene encoding alkyldihydroxyacetonephosphate synthase isoform X3, protein MKTTPQNLPKHFPEPILSAELLETIKELTIDYSTDGVDRLFRAHGHTLREIYLLKHGSFERIPDIVLWPKCHEDVVKIVNMCAHNGAVCIPFGGGTSVSRAACCPSDERRTIISLDTSQMNRMLWIDRDNLLICCESGIIGQDLERLLRSEGFTCGHEPDSYEFSSLGGWVATRASGMKKNTYGNIEDLVVRMRMVTGRTEDPVITLEKGSLVPRTSCGPDFDHMILGSEGTLGVVTEIVLKIRPLPRVVKYGSIVFPHFMSGVHALREIAKERCQPASIRLMDNEQFQMGQTLRPESSWGGLILQGLKHAYITRIKGFRWDQICVATLLMEGDVAADVAAQERKIYKIADKYGGIPAGETNGERGYMLTFVIAYIRDLGLEFNVLAESFETSVSWNRALSLCRNVKSRVARDCKARGVRKYFISCRVTQTYDAGCCVYFYLAISYANMDNPVETYEAIEHAAREEILANGGSLSHHHGVGKLRASFYPEAVGEAGVALYRATKAHLDPHNVFATGNMISANKSKL, encoded by the exons ATGAAGACGACGCCTCAAAATTTACCAAAGCACTTTCCAGAACCAATTCTTTCTGCAGAATTGTTGGAAACAATCAAAGAATTAACAATCGATTATTCAACCGATGGCGTCGATCGTTTATTTCGAGCACACGGTCACACGTTGCGAGAAATTTACCTTTTGAAGCATGGTTCCTTCGAAAGGATACCGGATATTGTCCTATGGCCCA AGTGTCACGAGGATGTCGTCAAGATTGTCAATATGTGCGCACACAATGGAGCCGTCTGTATACCTTTCGGTGGTGGAACCAGCGTCAGCCGTGCAGCGTGTTGTCCTTCGGATGAACGTCGAACGATTATTTCATTAGACACATCGCAAATGAATCGGATGTTGTGGATAGATAGAGACAATTTGTTAATATGTTGTGAATCGGGCATTATCGGACAGGATCTGGAGCGGTTGCTCCGCTCTGAAGGATTCACATGTGGTCATGAGCCCGATTCTTACGAGTTTTCCAG TTTAGGTGGATGGGTGGCGACTAGGGCAAGCGGCATGAAAAAGAACACGTACGGCAACATTGAAGATTTGGTCGTGCGGATGCGAATGGTCACCGGAAGAACAGAGGATCCTGTTATCACTTTGGAAAAAGGTAGTCTAGTACCTCGCACGTCTTGCGGTCCGGATTTCGATCACATGATACTCGGCAGCGAGGGAACATTGGGTGTTGTCACGGAGATCGTATTAAAAATAAGACCTTTACCGCGAGTGGTAAAATACGGCAGTATCGTGTTCCCACATTTTATGAGCGGCGTTCATGCGTTGCGAGAG atcgCGAAGGAACGATGTCAACCCGCTAGTATACGCTTAATGGACAACGAGCAATTCCAAATGGGACAAACTTTACGGCCGGAATCGAGTTGGGGCGGTTTGATCTTGCAAGGATTGAAACATGCGTACATCACTAGAATAAAGGGTTTCCGATGGGATCAAATATGCGTGGCCACGCTATTGATGGAGGGCGACGTGGCAGCGGATGTCGCGGCTCAGGAACGGAAAATTTACAAGATAGCTGATAAGTACGGTGGCATACCGGCAGGCGAGACAAACGGCGAACGAGGCTACATGTTGACGTTTGTGATAGCATACATCCGTGACCTTGGACTCGAATTTAACGTATTAGCGGAATCGTTCGAGACTTCCGTTTCTTGGAATCGTGCATTATCACTGTGTAGAAATGTCAAGTCTCGCGTGGCCAGGGACTGTAAGGCGCGCGGCGttcgtaaatatttcatttcctGTCGCGTCACGCAAACCTATGACGCGGGCTGTTGCGTGTATTTTTACTTAGCGATTAGCTATGCGAACATGGACAATCCCGTGGAAACTTATGAGGCCATTGAGCATGCGGCGCGGGAGGAGATACTCGCCAATGGTGGGTCGCTTTCTCATCATCACGGAGTAGGTAAACTACGAGCATCGTTTTATCCCGAAGCCGTCGGAGAAGCGGGCGTTGCTCTTTACCGAGCGACTAAAGCGCACTTGGATCCGCATAATGTATTCGCAACGGGTAATATGATTTCAGCGAATAAATCAAAATTGTGA